The following proteins are encoded in a genomic region of Dokdonia donghaensis DSW-1:
- a CDS encoding serine hydrolase: MNTNYIYNMRYVLILCLFMASCSTPIEKALNSSSPLITRVTDSIDKYEVQILFTQIDSTDSGEVQFTDYSYGLNEQNYFYPASTVKLPVAVLAAEYADAREDITLDTPYIIDGDEELHSISDDLRQIFAVSDNKAYNRLYELLGRDYINSRLREKGYTQTTIQHRLATPEAAVNARKTIQFFPSYTAESVIITNKEDKDLIPNNVVGNKKGLGYIENGNLINGPMDFGLKNHFPLQEQHHFIKSLVFPNSFETSKRLELSETSRQRVLKAMKMLPRDAKYNQEEYYDSYVKFFMYGDETTPIPDNIHIYNKVGFAYGTLTETAYIEDTQYDIRFILSATILVNDNQIFNDDTYEYEQIGIPFLAQLGREFYEQEKERKE, translated from the coding sequence ATGAATACTAACTACATTTATAATATGAGATATGTACTTATATTATGTTTATTTATGGCAAGCTGCTCTACACCCATAGAGAAAGCCCTTAACTCATCTAGCCCGCTTATCACAAGGGTTACAGATAGTATAGACAAATACGAAGTCCAGATTCTTTTTACTCAGATTGACTCCACAGATAGTGGTGAAGTGCAGTTTACAGATTACAGTTACGGACTCAATGAACAGAATTACTTTTACCCAGCAAGCACTGTAAAACTTCCAGTTGCCGTACTCGCCGCAGAATATGCAGATGCTAGAGAAGATATAACCCTAGATACACCTTACATCATAGACGGTGATGAGGAGTTGCACAGCATAAGTGATGACCTACGACAGATTTTTGCCGTAAGCGATAATAAAGCTTATAACCGTCTTTATGAATTACTAGGTAGAGATTATATAAACTCCCGCTTACGCGAAAAAGGCTACACACAAACTACCATACAACATAGACTAGCTACACCTGAAGCAGCAGTTAATGCTAGAAAAACAATTCAATTTTTCCCAAGCTATACAGCCGAAAGTGTTATTATCACAAATAAAGAAGACAAAGACCTCATTCCTAACAATGTGGTAGGTAATAAAAAAGGACTGGGCTATATTGAAAATGGAAATCTTATAAATGGGCCTATGGATTTTGGTTTAAAAAATCACTTCCCATTACAAGAGCAACATCATTTTATAAAAAGTCTGGTATTCCCAAATTCTTTTGAAACCTCAAAAAGATTAGAACTATCTGAAACATCTAGACAAAGAGTACTTAAGGCTATGAAAATGCTCCCACGTGATGCAAAGTATAATCAAGAAGAATACTACGACAGCTATGTAAAATTCTTTATGTACGGAGACGAAACAACACCCATTCCAGATAATATACATATCTATAACAAAGTAGGGTTTGCATACGGTACGCTTACAGAAACAGCCTATATTGAGGATACTCAATATGACATACGCTTTATACTCTCTGCCACCATACTTGTTAATGACAATCAAATTTTTAATGACGACACTTATGAATATGAGCAAATAGGTATTCCCTTTCTCGCTCAATTAGGACGTGAATTTTACGAGCAAGAAAAAGAGCGAAAGGAATAA
- a CDS encoding PhnA domain-containing protein, with amino-acid sequence MSLRELNKRTIICELCSNEYDLSPFIVVPKEDDILACKTCITQIENPEEVDVNHWRCLNDSMWSTVPAVQVVAWRMLTRLRKEGWPQDLLDMMYLEEETLEWAKATGEHIEEDENTVIHKDANGTRLANGDSVVLIKDLDVKGANFTAKRGEFMRNISLVHDNAEHIEGRIQGQQVVIVTKYVKKSN; translated from the coding sequence GTGAGCTTAAGAGAACTTAATAAACGCACTATCATTTGTGAACTTTGTAGCAATGAGTATGACCTCTCCCCTTTTATAGTAGTTCCTAAAGAAGATGATATACTCGCGTGCAAGACTTGTATTACTCAGATAGAAAACCCTGAGGAGGTAGATGTAAATCACTGGCGCTGTCTTAATGATAGTATGTGGAGTACTGTACCAGCTGTACAAGTTGTGGCGTGGCGTATGCTTACTAGACTTCGTAAAGAAGGCTGGCCACAAGATCTACTTGATATGATGTATCTAGAAGAAGAAACGTTAGAGTGGGCAAAAGCAACAGGTGAGCATATAGAAGAAGATGAGAATACAGTAATACACAAAGACGCAAATGGTACACGCCTAGCAAATGGTGATAGTGTCGTGCTCATAAAAGATCTTGATGTAAAAGGAGCAAACTTTACAGCAAAGCGTGGAGAGTTTATGAGAAACATAAGTCTAGTACACGATAATGCAGAGCATATAGAAGGTAGAATACAAGGGCAGCAAGTTGTTATTGTAACAAAATATGTAAAGAAGAGCAACTAG
- a CDS encoding NAD(P)H-dependent flavin oxidoreductase, translated as MNRITSLFKIKYPLIQGGMIWNSGWRLASAVSDAGGLGIIGAASMYPDVLVEHVEKCKKATDKPFGVNIPMLYPNIEEHMKTVVDYKVPIVFTSAGNPKLWTKELKKHGIKVVHVVSSVKFALKAQEAGVDAVVAEGFEAGGHNGREETTTFTLIPMVKDKINVPLIAAGGIATGRGMLAAMTLGADGVQVGSRFAASDESSAHQLFKQAIIDTQEGDTVLTLKELAPVRLIKNKFYEEVAALYTTAPTKQQLVQLLGRARAKKGMFEGDLEQGELEIGQISGLINDIKPAATIVSDMIAEYTEAKNALLNFDNW; from the coding sequence ATGAATAGAATTACTTCGTTATTTAAAATAAAATATCCTCTTATACAGGGAGGGATGATTTGGAACTCTGGATGGCGTCTTGCTAGTGCTGTAAGTGACGCTGGCGGTCTTGGTATCATAGGTGCTGCTTCTATGTATCCGGATGTGCTTGTAGAGCACGTTGAGAAGTGTAAGAAAGCTACAGATAAACCTTTTGGGGTTAATATACCTATGTTGTACCCTAACATAGAAGAGCATATGAAGACTGTAGTAGACTATAAGGTGCCTATTGTTTTTACAAGCGCAGGTAATCCAAAGCTTTGGACTAAAGAATTAAAGAAGCACGGTATTAAAGTTGTACACGTAGTAAGTAGTGTGAAGTTTGCACTAAAAGCTCAAGAAGCTGGTGTAGATGCCGTTGTGGCCGAAGGTTTTGAAGCGGGTGGTCATAATGGTCGTGAGGAAACAACAACTTTTACTCTCATCCCTATGGTAAAAGATAAGATAAATGTACCTCTTATTGCAGCTGGTGGTATTGCTACGGGTAGAGGTATGCTTGCCGCAATGACACTGGGAGCAGACGGTGTGCAGGTAGGAAGTAGGTTTGCAGCAAGTGATGAGTCTAGCGCGCATCAATTATTTAAACAAGCCATTATAGATACGCAAGAGGGAGATACGGTATTAACTCTTAAAGAACTGGCACCTGTAAGACTTATAAAAAATAAATTTTATGAAGAGGTAGCAGCCTTATATACTACAGCACCTACTAAACAGCAACTAGTTCAATTATTAGGTCGTGCAAGAGCAAAGAAAGGAATGTTTGAGGGAGACCTAGAACAAGGAGAACTTGAAATAGGACAAATATCTGGACTTATAAATGATATAAAACCTGCTGCAACTATAGTAAGCGATATGATAGCTGAGTATACGGAGGCAAAAAATGCATTACTCAATTTTGATAACTGGTAA
- a CDS encoding S8 family serine peptidase: MRSLLFLSLLFVCFYTNAQEAQDAWVYFVDKENVTQSLENPITILSQEALDRKELHGVIIDERDVPVNESYITEIKSQTGITVFAKSKWMNCVHVRGTETQIAALENLSFVSTIEYANKNITRAATPLLFSKEDPLQSQSRVVFEYGATDNQVTMLSLDELHLQDYTGEGMVIAIMDSGFPGVDENEGFARLRDAGKLLDGYDFVSREDNEFAFSNSSHGTRVLSDIVGFVEDEFVGTAPDAAVYCFRTEDVASENPVEESYWVEAAERADSLGVDVINTSLGYRTFDNPDYDYTYSDMDGQTTFISRGANLAFEKGMLVVTSAGNSGNGMISAPADAFGSFTVGAVDENGDYASFSSIGPSSDGRIKPDVVAKGTGSAVIDQNNNITTNNGTSFSSPIMAGAITSFWQANPQRTNADVMQIVRESASLYTNPTSQLGYGIPDFGAALDDLLTLEDYTNKSTYQIVPNPASEFAMIVFPEDISKVDVHIYDILGKLVGTKIVESQASYLPVANLKKGVYLIQINDGTTLITQKFIKS, from the coding sequence ATGAGATCCCTATTATTTTTAAGTCTACTGTTTGTATGCTTCTACACAAATGCGCAAGAGGCGCAAGATGCTTGGGTTTATTTTGTAGATAAGGAAAATGTAACCCAAAGCCTAGAAAATCCCATAACGATACTTTCACAAGAAGCACTTGATCGTAAAGAACTACACGGTGTTATTATAGATGAGCGTGATGTCCCTGTGAATGAAAGTTATATCACTGAGATAAAATCGCAAACAGGTATTACAGTCTTTGCAAAATCAAAATGGATGAACTGTGTACACGTACGTGGTACAGAAACCCAGATAGCCGCTCTTGAAAACCTATCGTTTGTTAGTACTATTGAGTATGCAAATAAGAATATTACTAGAGCTGCAACACCATTACTTTTTTCTAAAGAAGATCCTCTACAATCTCAAAGTAGAGTAGTTTTTGAGTATGGGGCGACAGATAATCAAGTTACTATGCTATCGTTAGATGAGTTGCATTTACAAGATTATACAGGTGAGGGAATGGTTATAGCCATTATGGATTCTGGTTTTCCTGGAGTAGATGAAAATGAAGGTTTTGCACGATTAAGAGATGCAGGAAAGTTACTGGATGGTTATGATTTTGTAAGTCGAGAAGATAATGAGTTTGCATTTTCAAATAGCAGTCACGGTACACGAGTGTTGAGCGATATTGTAGGTTTTGTAGAAGATGAGTTTGTGGGCACAGCCCCAGATGCTGCTGTTTATTGTTTCCGTACAGAAGATGTAGCTAGTGAAAATCCCGTAGAGGAGTCTTACTGGGTAGAAGCAGCAGAGCGAGCAGATAGTCTGGGTGTAGATGTTATAAACACCTCACTAGGTTATCGCACTTTTGACAATCCAGATTATGACTATACATATTCAGATATGGATGGCCAGACTACCTTTATATCGCGCGGTGCAAATCTTGCTTTTGAGAAAGGAATGCTTGTGGTAACTAGTGCTGGTAACAGTGGTAATGGGATGATAAGTGCTCCAGCAGATGCTTTTGGATCTTTTACGGTAGGAGCTGTAGATGAAAACGGCGATTATGCGAGTTTTAGTAGTATAGGTCCTTCTAGTGATGGTCGTATCAAACCAGACGTGGTTGCAAAGGGTACTGGTAGTGCTGTGATAGATCAAAATAATAACATAACTACAAACAATGGGACAAGCTTTAGCTCGCCTATAATGGCGGGAGCTATCACAAGCTTTTGGCAAGCAAACCCACAACGTACTAATGCAGATGTTATGCAAATAGTGAGGGAGTCTGCTTCTCTATATACAAACCCTACGTCACAGCTTGGGTACGGAATACCAGATTTTGGCGCAGCACTAGATGATTTATTAACTCTAGAAGATTATACTAATAAGAGCACGTACCAAATCGTGCCTAATCCTGCTTCAGAGTTTGCGATGATAGTATTTCCTGAAGATATAAGCAAAGTAGATGTACATATCTATGATATTCTTGGAAAACTCGTAGGGACAAAAATAGTAGAGTCTCAGGCAAGTTATCTACCTGTAGCAAATCTAAAAAAAGGAGTGTATCTCATACAGATTAATGATGGTACCACGCTTATTACACAAAAATTTATAAAGTCCTAA
- the mnmA gene encoding tRNA 2-thiouridine(34) synthase MnmA — protein MKTVVVGLSGGVDSSVTAYLLKEQGYNVIGLFMKNWHDDSVTISDECPWLDDSNDAMLVAEKLGIPFQTVDLSEQYQERIVDYMFREYEMGRTPNPDVLCNREIKFDVFMKIALSLGADYVATGHYCQKSSIEVDGKTVYQLIAGADNNKDQSYFLCQLSQEQLAKTLFPIGHLQKPEVRDIALQQELVTAGKKDSQGLCFIGKVRLPDFLQQQLKPKEGVIVEVPETVIPEVAGGDKASNAFAKAELENLVKKPSYTVAEGKVVGKHQGAHYFTIGQRKGLGVGGTVEPLFVIDTDVKDNVIYTGQGKNHRGLYRKGLFVKEEEIHWIREDLTVAVDETMQVEARIRYRQPLEKATLYRVDGGMYVIFDNPQTAIAEGQFVAWHHGEECLGSGVIS, from the coding sequence ATGAAAACGGTAGTAGTAGGTCTAAGTGGAGGAGTAGATAGTAGTGTTACAGCATACTTGCTTAAGGAGCAGGGATACAATGTGATAGGCCTTTTTATGAAAAACTGGCACGATGACTCCGTAACAATCTCTGATGAGTGCCCGTGGCTAGATGATAGTAACGATGCAATGCTCGTTGCCGAAAAGTTAGGAATCCCTTTTCAAACGGTAGATCTTAGTGAGCAATATCAAGAGCGCATTGTAGATTATATGTTTAGAGAGTACGAGATGGGGCGCACGCCTAATCCAGATGTGCTATGTAATCGCGAGATTAAATTTGACGTGTTTATGAAAATTGCACTTTCACTAGGTGCAGACTACGTCGCAACGGGACATTACTGTCAGAAATCATCTATAGAGGTAGACGGTAAGACAGTGTACCAACTTATCGCTGGGGCAGATAATAATAAAGATCAATCTTACTTTTTATGTCAACTATCTCAGGAGCAACTGGCAAAAACGTTGTTTCCTATAGGCCATTTACAAAAGCCAGAGGTACGTGACATTGCACTACAACAAGAACTCGTTACTGCAGGTAAGAAAGATTCTCAAGGACTCTGTTTTATAGGTAAAGTGCGTTTGCCAGATTTTCTTCAGCAGCAGCTTAAACCTAAGGAAGGTGTTATCGTTGAGGTGCCAGAGACCGTTATACCTGAAGTTGCGGGTGGGGATAAGGCTAGTAACGCTTTCGCGAAAGCGGAATTAGAAAACCTTGTAAAAAAACCATCATATACCGTAGCCGAAGGAAAAGTAGTAGGGAAGCACCAAGGGGCTCATTATTTTACCATAGGCCAGCGCAAAGGACTAGGCGTAGGCGGAACGGTAGAGCCACTCTTTGTCATAGATACAGATGTAAAGGATAATGTGATATACACTGGTCAAGGTAAAAACCATAGAGGTTTATATCGTAAAGGACTTTTTGTAAAAGAAGAAGAAATACACTGGATACGAGAAGATCTAACAGTTGCGGTAGATGAGACAATGCAGGTAGAGGCACGTATACGCTACCGTCAACCTCTTGAGAAAGCCACTTTATATAGAGTAGATGGGGGTATGTATGTCATATTTGACAATCCACAAACAGCGATAGCCGAGGGGCAATTTGTAGCCTGGCATCACGGTGAGGAGTGTCTTGGTTCTGGGGTTATTTCGTAA
- a CDS encoding toxin-antitoxin system YwqK family antitoxin, whose protein sequence is MSKLTVCLFLIVFHFKCVTVAQEINQYDAAGKRHGVWQKNYKSSKQLRYNGSFNHGKEVGVFKFFDSSGGHPTAIKEYTTDSPFVDVTFYTTEGKKVSSGKMKNRKRQGEWLSYHQDGSTIMIKEQYKNGLLDGQRNVFFISGLPALVEQYVDGNKEGKAITYTEEGKVLKSVTYKQDKLEGPAIFYNGYGEKEVAGNYKNNRKHGLWKYYKNGQVDKEIKYPRNKIGVQ, encoded by the coding sequence ATGTCAAAATTAACAGTTTGCTTATTCCTAATAGTATTTCATTTTAAGTGTGTTACAGTCGCTCAGGAGATTAATCAATATGACGCTGCTGGAAAGCGTCACGGCGTATGGCAAAAAAACTATAAGAGTTCAAAACAATTAAGATATAATGGATCTTTTAACCACGGTAAAGAGGTAGGAGTATTTAAATTTTTTGATTCTAGTGGTGGCCATCCCACTGCTATAAAAGAATATACGACAGATTCCCCCTTTGTAGATGTTACTTTTTATACAACAGAGGGAAAGAAAGTAAGTTCAGGTAAGATGAAGAATCGTAAAAGACAAGGTGAGTGGCTGTCATATCACCAAGACGGCTCCACAATTATGATAAAAGAGCAGTATAAAAATGGGCTTCTTGATGGACAGCGCAATGTCTTTTTTATAAGCGGACTTCCGGCACTTGTCGAGCAATATGTAGATGGAAACAAAGAAGGAAAGGCTATCACATATACCGAAGAGGGAAAGGTGCTTAAAAGTGTAACCTATAAACAAGATAAGCTAGAAGGACCAGCGATCTTCTATAACGGTTATGGAGAGAAAGAAGTAGCAGGTAATTATAAGAATAATAGAAAACACGGCCTCTGGAAGTATTATAAAAATGGTCAGGTAGACAAGGAGATTAAGTATCCTCGCAATAAAATAGGCGTACAATAG
- a CDS encoding fasciclin domain-containing protein, with protein MKNLFNLTKLVFLALTLFVSVSCNDDDDNGNIIEGESNTIADFVAANEDYSSLLAALQQTDLDATLAGNGTFTVFAPNNAAFETFLDGAALEDVDTDVLRQVLLNHVLNTTLTSTDLTTGYVTNLATEPSSNANISLYVDTTNGVVLNGQSSVTTPDIETDNGVIHAVDTVIALPTIATFATTNPALISLVAALTDEGNTTFTTLLSDTEQDFTVFAPTNDAFATFLDGAALEDVDNDVLAQVLSNHVVPGAVAISGTLTNSYVNTAATFNGEADAPLSLYINTDNGVTLNGGSNVIIADIVAVNGVVHVVDTVIGLPDVTTFATADPNFSTLVAALTADASFGYVGALQTPNGTDPAPFTVLAPVNTAFENLLTDLGVDSLDDIDTATLAATLELHVIAGANVRAEDLAGLDGMMVETLGGTNITIQADPAAAIDPDNGENPIVATNVQATNGVIHAVSRVLRDL; from the coding sequence ATGAAAAATTTATTTAATCTTACAAAATTAGTATTTCTTGCTTTAACGCTATTTGTGTCAGTATCGTGTAATGATGATGATGATAATGGAAATATTATCGAAGGAGAAAGCAACACTATTGCAGACTTTGTTGCAGCAAATGAGGACTACAGTTCTTTACTAGCTGCACTTCAACAAACAGATCTAGATGCAACACTTGCTGGTAATGGAACATTTACAGTATTTGCTCCTAACAATGCTGCATTTGAAACCTTCTTAGACGGAGCAGCCTTAGAAGATGTAGATACAGACGTACTAAGACAAGTATTACTTAATCACGTTCTTAACACGACACTTACATCTACAGACCTAACAACGGGTTATGTAACAAATCTCGCAACAGAGCCTTCTTCTAATGCTAATATTAGTCTATATGTAGACACAACAAATGGAGTGGTTCTTAATGGTCAATCATCTGTGACTACACCAGATATTGAAACTGATAATGGTGTTATACACGCTGTAGATACGGTAATAGCGTTACCTACCATAGCAACATTTGCCACAACAAATCCTGCATTAATCTCACTAGTTGCGGCACTAACAGATGAGGGGAACACAACATTTACAACATTGCTAAGCGACACAGAACAAGACTTTACAGTTTTTGCTCCTACTAATGATGCGTTTGCCACATTTCTTGATGGTGCAGCACTAGAAGATGTAGATAATGATGTACTAGCACAGGTATTATCTAACCACGTGGTACCAGGCGCAGTTGCCATCTCTGGGACACTTACTAATAGTTATGTAAATACTGCAGCAACCTTTAATGGTGAGGCAGATGCACCTTTAAGCTTATATATTAATACAGATAACGGTGTTACTCTTAACGGTGGGTCTAATGTAATCATTGCAGATATTGTTGCAGTAAATGGTGTTGTACACGTAGTAGATACTGTAATAGGGTTACCAGATGTAACAACCTTTGCCACAGCAGATCCTAACTTTTCTACACTAGTTGCAGCCCTTACAGCAGATGCATCATTTGGATACGTAGGAGCTTTACAAACTCCAAATGGAACAGATCCTGCGCCGTTTACTGTGCTTGCTCCCGTAAACACGGCTTTTGAAAATTTACTTACTGATCTTGGTGTAGATTCTCTAGATGATATTGATACTGCTACACTCGCTGCTACATTAGAACTACACGTTATTGCAGGAGCAAATGTAAGAGCAGAAGATCTTGCTGGTCTTGATGGAATGATGGTAGAAACACTAGGCGGTACAAATATTACTATACAGGCAGATCCTGCAGCGGCAATTGATCCAGATAATGGCGAAAACCCAATAGTTGCTACAAATGTACAGGCCACAAATGGCGTTATACACGCTGTAAGTAGAGTATTAAGAGATTTATAA